The Acidianus infernus genome window below encodes:
- the herA gene encoding DNA double-strand break repair helicase HerA, producing MIIGYVIGDATPQQATMLAVKPVRLGLYVTMEYDNEKVLGLITNVTRGSPMIDGNTIDVGIVERLNRFDGKIPHYIKATVKLLYNLNSNSQPDLPPIAGTPVSLAEEEELRKIFSEGDITLGRLIGTNVPVNIRVGALTRHLAILAATGSGKSNTVAVLSQRIADIKGSVLIFDYHGEYYRSDIHPLHNIEPKLNPLYLNPREFATLLEIRGNAPIQYRIIRRAFTEYQKSVQEKIKSGDIDFEKLNQTFIKDLEDLIDNQEGKGAKKDSVDEVKNKLEEFADKYSGIIDLTSKDIISNLKTHSVNVVDISPLDEDAMDAIVSHYLRRILDARKEYRRKGTGLRFPVIIVIEEAHVFLSKNDDTLTKFWASRIAREGRKFGVGLIIVSQRPKGLDENILSQMTNKIILKIVEPSDKKYVLEASDNLSEDLVEQLSSLGVGEALIIGNLVKIPAFVKIDLFNGTLGGTDPDMRREWEKAEEEDKLHESLADFG from the coding sequence ATGATTATAGGTTATGTTATTGGTGATGCCACGCCTCAACAAGCTACCATGCTCGCAGTTAAGCCCGTTAGGTTAGGTCTTTACGTAACAATGGAATATGATAACGAAAAAGTTCTGGGTTTGATTACAAACGTTACAAGAGGAAGCCCAATGATAGATGGAAATACGATAGATGTGGGAATTGTGGAGAGATTAAATAGGTTTGATGGCAAGATCCCTCATTATATTAAAGCTACTGTTAAACTCCTTTACAACTTAAATTCAAATTCTCAACCCGATTTACCTCCTATCGCAGGTACACCAGTAAGTTTAGCGGAAGAAGAGGAGTTAAGGAAGATATTTTCTGAAGGAGATATTACCTTAGGCAGGTTAATAGGCACAAACGTTCCGGTGAATATAAGGGTCGGAGCATTAACTAGACATCTAGCAATACTTGCTGCTACAGGGAGTGGTAAGTCTAATACCGTGGCCGTTCTTTCTCAAAGAATAGCAGATATTAAAGGATCTGTATTAATATTTGATTACCACGGAGAGTATTACAGAAGCGATATACATCCTTTACATAATATAGAGCCAAAATTAAATCCTTTATATTTAAATCCTAGAGAATTTGCAACATTGTTAGAAATTAGAGGCAATGCTCCTATACAGTATAGGATTATAAGGAGAGCGTTCACAGAATATCAAAAGTCTGTTCAAGAGAAAATTAAATCTGGAGATATTGACTTTGAAAAATTAAATCAAACGTTTATAAAGGATCTAGAAGATTTGATAGATAACCAAGAAGGTAAAGGAGCTAAAAAGGACTCAGTAGACGAAGTTAAGAATAAGCTAGAAGAGTTCGCTGACAAATATTCTGGAATTATTGACCTAACTTCTAAAGATATAATTTCTAATCTAAAAACGCATAGTGTTAATGTTGTTGATATAAGTCCTCTGGACGAAGATGCAATGGATGCAATAGTATCTCATTATTTGAGAAGAATACTTGACGCAAGGAAAGAATATAGAAGAAAAGGAACTGGTCTAAGATTCCCGGTAATTATAGTAATAGAAGAGGCACACGTATTTTTATCTAAAAATGATGACACATTGACTAAATTCTGGGCCTCTAGAATTGCAAGAGAAGGTAGGAAATTCGGCGTTGGATTAATAATAGTTAGCCAGAGGCCTAAAGGTTTGGATGAGAATATACTAAGTCAAATGACAAATAAGATTATTTTAAAAATAGTAGAGCCTTCAGATAAAAAATACGTACTAGAAGCTAGCGATAATTTAAGCGAAGATCTTGTAGAACAGCTTTCCTCACTAGGAGTAGGAGAAGCGCTAATAATAGGAAACCTTGTTAAGATTCCAGCATTCGTTAAAATTGATTTATTCAATGGTACGCTAGGCGGAACTGATCCAGATATGAGGAGAGAATGGGAAAAAGCGGAGGAAGAAGATAAATTACATGAAAGTTTAGCAGACTTCGGGTGA